The following is a genomic window from Sciurus carolinensis chromosome 3, mSciCar1.2, whole genome shotgun sequence.
CGCTGGCTCTCCAGCCCACTCACCAGTCTCTGGATGCTCTGCAGTTCACTGGCGGCCTCCTTGGCTGAGCCGCTGGGTGACAGGGCACCGCGGGACGAACCCCCCACTTTTCGGAGAGCCAGCTCGGGCAGAGGACTGGGCTCCCGGCTGTTGCCACCTGCAGCCTTGGAACCCTCAGCCGCCAGCCCCGTGGTGAGGAGACTAGTGCTAGGCGGAATGGTGACCGGGATCTGGTAGGGGCTGAATCGCAGGCGGGGCCGGGCACCACCCAGGAACGGACTTCGGGATAGGGAACCAGCTGCCGCAGCGGCGGCAGCCGCAGCACTGGTAGCCGGCAAAGCTGAGGCGGCTGCGGCAGCCGCCGCCATGTAGGTGTAGGGATAGGGGAAGAGGCCTCCGAAAGTGGGCATTGGGAttccctgaaagaaaaaggagacaagGGTTAGACAGCCTGCCTGAGGTGTTTCTGAGGGTGACCTGGATACAACAGCAATCTTTGCCCCCGTGtttcaggatataaaaccaaaacTCACAAAACTGTAACCACAGGTAGACATAAGCCAGTGTGCCCATGGCCAAACCCAGGTGGTGTGCCCATCATCTAGGTTATGATGCAAAGGCCTGGCACAATCAAGCTCTATGCTCCTCGTTACAGTAGGGGTAAGGAAAAGGACATCCCTGGTGGCTGAACTAGCATGAGCAAAGACCTAGAGGGAGGAAAACGGGCAGGCACAGGGCCAGGTGGCAAGCAGGCAGCTGTGGCTGTCTTGGGAAGTTCTGCTCATTTAGAGCAgcatccttcccacccctcctctgTCTGCCTGCTCCATAGGCCTGAGGGAACGGAGGGTGGGGGAGGCTTTGTAAAGTCTCCCGATTGCTCACCTGCCCAGGAGTCAGTCTCCTGCACTGGCGAGGGGCAGGGCATAAGTGCCAACTAGTTCATAAACTGGCCTGAATGTTCCACAAAGAACTGGCAACACCTCAGTGGCAGCTGAGGAAAGAATGCAAAGTCTTTGCCTGTGGATAGCAGAGAGGCCAGAAAACCCTGGACAAATGCCCCTGAACTCATGAGGCCTGACTTTTGGATTATCTGACCTTTGAGAGAATGGCTCTCTCCCCAGAGTGTGTGGATatggggaggagggctgggggctaactgtgctgggctctgggaaAGCCTGAGTCCTGGCTCaaacagggagaaggaaagaagcagCTTAGTTGGGAGGGAGAAAATGCCTTTCCTGAGAGGGTTAAGCCCCATTGGGCATTTCAGATCTGGCATCTCAagttgggaggagggaaggaagtttCAGATCTCCCCAGGATTTGACTCTATCTGACAGCTGGGACCCATTGCACTGGCCTGGGAACTTATCTACCAGCAATTGTATCAGCTGatgcctcctgagtgctgggtaCTCTCACCCTGGCTTTGCACCTGTTGACCAGGCTGTGACTAGGAGCCCTGGCTTCCCCATGACCTCCACAATGCCCATGATCATCACCAGAGTTTGTCTGGGTAGATGTTCACAAAGAGAACCATCCGGGCAGATTAACCCCCCAGGCCTTGGACTCCGTTCTCCAGAGGTTTCCCTCCAGCCTGGAGACCATGTGATATTGATGCCTCAAACACTACACAATCTGATGCTGAGCTCTGTTTAAAACTCACTTCAGAACCCCTccctaactttaaaaaatatttgcttctgAACCAAAGGAGCTTTCTCAGACCTGAACTCCTATTTTCCTTCCCTTGAGATACGATCTCAAGGGTTCAATTTGCCAGAAACCtcagagggaagaaaatgaatgaagagattcCAAATCTTTCCACAGGGAATATTCCACCCAAGTAACCAAAGAGGCCGCCATCCCCATTAGATCTCCTTTTTGTGCCGCTGGCCACATTTTCATAAACTGTCTCTGGGGAGCCCAGAATTTCAATGGGGCTCTGGGGAACTGAGTACCCCTCTTCCCTGAGATGTGGTTAGGAGAGCAGGGGGACTCAAGGTAGGGGAAAGACCAGTCCTGTCCTTCACCAGTGCAGAGGACTTCCTAGAGGGCTTGAAAGGGGCCAGAGATATCTGGAAAGTGGGTCATTTTGGTAGTCAACTGTccaaaaaataatgcaaaatttcCTCTTCCCTTTGTCCATCTATCATAGCCTTTCAGGGCAGATAGTGAGCCAAAGGTCTTCCCAAGAAACTTTTCTGAGGGTGGAAGAGTGGATTATACAAAAGTTAGGGACAACCACAGTCTGCCAGAGTCAGGAGTCTTGACAGACCCCCTCACTCTGTGGAGTTAAAGGGAAGGAAACAGACTCAGGGCAAGGGACTTGACCAAGGACATATGGAAGTCAGAAGCAGCGCCCTGTCCAGATCCTAGACCTACACCTCCGAATTTAGGTGCCACAGCTGAACTGATTATCTCCTGTAAGGGGTTCTGGTCTCCTGGTGGGTCTGAGAGCCTAAGGCATCCCTCAAAAGCCCTCTGCCTTCCTCAGCCGCGCAGCAcgcttcccctcccttcctcgcGCTGCCGCTAGATcacccgccttacctgagatgcCAGCATGTGCTGGGAGAGGTGGAATGGGAAGGGCGCGGCGGTGCTTGCTGCGCTGGCCGCGGGACCCAGCCCGCCTGCGTCCAGCCCCGCGGCTGTGCCAGGCCCAGCGCCTCCTCCATTGCCGCCGCTGCCTGCCACCGAGGCCAGCAGGTGACCCATGCCCATGGCGGAGAAGGCGCCGGGGCCCATGGCAAACTGTCCTGGGTGCAGAAAGAGCGGTTGGCCGGCTCCCAGCGGCCCAAAGAACTGCTGCCCGTGCAAGTGGCTGGAGAAGGCCAGGCCGGGTAGGTGTCCGGCGCCCAGGGGGGACGCACTGTCTGTCTGCACCACCAGTGGCGCCAAGCCAGGTTCTTTTCCCTCGCTCGCCTCCTTGCGTCCCTCGTCCTTCCGCCGGGCTTCTGCGCGCTCCTTCTCTAGGTTCCTCAGACCGAACGGGCCGTCCCCGCCGCTCTCCGACGGTTCCTTGCCCCTCTCCGGACTGCGCCGCTCCCGGGCGCGTTCAGGTTCGGTCAAGCGAGAGGGGCTGGTGCTGTCCCGAACCGGGCTGCGGCCTAGCGCCGCCCCGGCGCGCTCCTCATTTAGCCGTTCAGGCTCTGGGTCGCTGTCTGCCGCGCACGACTTCTCTTCGACTGCGGGGAGAGAGGGCAGGCGGGGTTACAGGGACCCAGATGGAGACAGACGCAAAGCCCTCTCCCGGTGTCTGGGACTCGTCGGGTAGACTTGGAATGGCCAGCTCTTGGGGAGGTCGAGTCGCAGAAGCTTCTAGGGTGAGGCAAGGGGCAGCTACAGGTCACCTAATCCAAGATCCCATCTTTACAGTAAACGAAATGGGGAAAAACTTACTGTCTTAAAGTCACACAGTCCACAAGGGACCAAACTCGGGAATTCAGCCGACTGTTTTGGCTACCAGGGACCGACCAAACAGGGGCGTCCCAAGCTGGAAGCCCTATCCCAGACACATCGCTGACACATCTCCAAATCCTGAGCAAAGGGCCAGATTGGTGACCTAAGGGGTCGcttccctgctccctctccctaTCCCAGGACCAACCACCTTCCCCTCACCTCGGGCCCGGTGCAGGCGCAGGGGACTGGGCGCAGCACCGGGAGAGGGCGGTGGTTCCCGCACAGGTGGAGGGTCGCAGGATGAGGCATCTGACTCGGCGCCGTCGCGCTCCGGCTTGCAGTGCTCCTCATACAAGCGCAAAGTAGGCAGCGTCAGTTGCTTCCTGAGGGAGTACCGAGGGAGTGGGTCAGCCAGGAGCACatccctcctgctgccctgggcACCCGCCTTAGGCTGTTGGGCTCATCCCTCACCTTTTCTCCCGCCGGCCGTTCCCTGTGTCCCTGAAGCCCTTGGCAAACGGGTTGTTGTCGATCTTCAGTTGTGTAATCTGCGGGACCGAGGAGGTAGTGCTAGGTCAAGATCTGGCACTTTCAGTCTGGCCAGGTGCACCCCGAGGTCAGCGACTCCCAGCCGCAGAGTGGAGACCAGGGGATTTGGTGCCCGCCCACCTGTATGGGATGCCCGAGGTTAAGCCAGCAGGCAGGCATCGAGGAAAGCTACTAGGTCTtggctcctcaaaaaaaaaaaaaaaaaaaaaaaaaaaaaaagaaagaaagaaagaaagaaagaaaaatctattcaGGAAATAATCCCTCAGCCTGCTCACACAGGCCCAAAGCTGTACGCACAGAGTTGAAATTGGCCCAAGCAAGCAAACAAGCCCGTGCGGTCACGCAGGTTAAAATATTCCGCACCTGAGCAGgcgcacacagacacagcaactCACACGCAAGTCCTCAGGTACAGGCAAAGACAAAGCATCACACTCACCAGCCTGCGCACATGCAAGCATACACAGAACAAACAAGTGCCCACAGAAGCAAACGAATTCACGTGCTTCCATCTATATCCAAGGCACCCAAATGGTGAAGCATAACCAGGCGAACACCCTGGTTCACAAAGACTAAACGACCCTTGCGATCGCTGGGACACTAGTTCACCCTACAGCAGTGCACATGGGCACAGGCCTAGTGAGGGTGATGCTTTGCT
Proteins encoded in this region:
- the Tbx2 gene encoding T-box transcription factor TBX2 isoform X2; its protein translation is MREPALAASAMAYHPFHAPRPADFPMSAFLAAAQPSFFPALALPPGALAKPLPDPGLAGAAAAAAAAAAAAEAGLHVSALGPHPPAAHLRSLKSLEPEDEVEDDPKVTLEAKELWDQFHKLGTEMVITKSGRRMFPPFKVRVSGLDKKAKYILLMDIVAADDCRYKFHNSRWMVAGKADPEMPKRMYIHPDSPATGEQWMAKPVAFHKLKLTNNISDKHGFTILNSMHKYQPRFHIVRANDILKLPYSTFRTYVFPETDFIAVTAYQNDKITQLKIDNNPFAKGFRDTGNGRREKRKQLTLPTLRLYEEHCKPERDGAESDASSCDPPPVREPPPSPGAAPSPLRLHRARVEEKSCAADSDPEPERLNEERAGAALGRSPVRDSTSPSRLTEPERARERRSPERGKEPSESGGDGPFGLRNLEKERAEARRKDEGRKEASEGKEPGLAPLVVQTDSASPLGAGHLPGLAFSSHLHGQQFFGPLGAGQPLFLHPGQFAMGPGAFSAMGMGHLLASVAGSGGNGGGAGPGTAAGLDAGGLGPAASAASTAAPFPFHLSQHMLASQGIPMPTFGGLFPYPYTYMAAAAAAASALPATSAAAAAAAAAGSLSRSPFLGGARPRLRFSPYQIPVTIPPSTSLLTTGLAAEGSKAAGGNSREPSPLPELALRKVGGSSRGALSPSGSAKEAASELQSIQRLVSGLESQRALSPGRESPK
- the Tbx2 gene encoding T-box transcription factor TBX2 isoform X1 — translated: MREPALAASAMAYHPFHAPRPADFPMSAFLAAAQPSFFPALALPPGALAKPLPDPGLAGAAAAAAAAAAAAEAGLHVSALGPHPPAAHLRSLKSLEPEDEVEDDPKVTLEAKELWDQFHKLGTEMVITKSGRRMFPPFKVRVSGLDKKAKYILLMDIVAADDCRYKFHNSRWMVAGKADPEMPKRMYIHPDSPATGEQWMAKPVAFHKLKLTNNISDKHGFTILNSMHKYQPRFHIVRANDILKLPYSTFRTYVFPETDFIAVTAYQNDKITQLKIDNNPFAKGFRDTGNGRREKRKQLTLPTLRLYEEHCKPERDGAESDASSCDPPPVREPPPSPGAAPSPLRLHRARVEEKSCAADSDPEPERLNEERAGAALGRSPVRDSTSPSRLTEPERARERRSPERGKEPSESGGDGPFGLRNLEKERAEARRKDEGRKEASEGKEPGLAPLVVQTDSASPLGAGHLPGLAFSSHLHGQQFFGPLGAGQPLFLHPGQFAMGPGAFSAMGMGHLLASVAGSGGNGGGAGPGTAAGLDAGGLGPAASAASTAAPFPFHLSQHMLASQGIPMPTFGGLFPYPYTYMAAAAAAASALPATSAAAAAAAAAGSLSRSPFLGGARPRLRFSPYQIPVTIPPSTSLLTTGLAAEGSKAAGGNSREPSPLPELALRKVGGSSRGALSPSGSAKEAASELQSIQRLHSGAGLIVGPAVHSTSQEVCQVRELRRASQGPWLWACTS